A region of Streptomyces paludis DNA encodes the following proteins:
- a CDS encoding NAD-binding protein: MIVCGDDTLAHRLAGELRDVYGERVTLVVPPVRVSRLPPAPAAGLGRATAFFGRMSAAMARTAATLPDPAGTGPGGPGAGPGDTGRAAVPRLLETAELGEDILLEAGVAEAEALALVHDDDELNIRAALAARRLNPQLRLVIRLYNRKLGQHLEALLDQAAAVAVPGLDPAALDATTTVLSDADTAAPALAATAVAGTSKVIRADGLLLRAVERNPPGPGEVADPGLCTLALLSATTNDPAGSEGSDSSGREGPELLPDDVSAATATGRGTVVLEAVSHAGPDLPPRRLAGRGAPLSSLFSRRLRWSFAGIVGAVVVLALTSWLVTDSRLIGATYLTLLDLFAIGDPAVGEPADRQILQLLSMVTGLLLLPVVLAAVLEALGTFRSASALRRPPRGISGHVVLLGLGKIGTRVLVRLRELEIPVVCVEEDPEARGVALARSLRVPTVLGDVTQEGVLEAAKIERAHALLALTSVDTTNLEAALYARSVAPGLRVALRLYDDDFATAVYRTLRAAHPGALTRSRSVSTLAAPAFAVAMMGRQILGAIPVERRVLLVAAIDVAGHPRLEGRTAGEVFRPGAWRIIALDTADPGDRLPDLSDTRPGVAGRRPPGLVWDLPPGYVLGPRDRVVVAATRRGLAELLGRRSGGGRAGGHRADRGHGG; the protein is encoded by the coding sequence ATGATCGTCTGTGGCGACGACACCCTCGCCCACCGGCTGGCGGGCGAGCTGCGGGACGTGTACGGCGAGCGGGTCACCCTGGTCGTCCCGCCCGTCCGCGTCTCCCGGCTGCCGCCCGCCCCCGCCGCGGGACTCGGCCGGGCCACCGCCTTCTTCGGCCGGATGTCCGCGGCCATGGCCCGTACGGCGGCGACGCTGCCCGACCCGGCCGGGACCGGTCCCGGCGGTCCCGGTGCCGGTCCCGGGGACACCGGGAGAGCGGCGGTCCCGCGCCTCCTGGAGACCGCCGAACTCGGCGAGGACATCCTCCTGGAAGCCGGGGTGGCGGAGGCCGAGGCCCTCGCCCTCGTCCATGACGACGACGAGCTGAACATCCGGGCCGCGCTCGCGGCCCGCCGGCTCAACCCCCAGCTGCGCCTGGTCATCCGCCTCTACAACCGCAAGCTCGGCCAGCATCTGGAGGCGCTCCTCGACCAGGCCGCGGCCGTCGCCGTACCCGGTCTGGACCCGGCGGCGCTCGACGCCACCACCACCGTCCTCTCGGACGCCGACACCGCCGCCCCCGCGCTGGCCGCCACCGCCGTCGCCGGGACCAGCAAGGTGATCCGGGCCGACGGCCTGCTGCTGCGCGCCGTGGAGCGCAATCCGCCGGGCCCGGGCGAGGTCGCGGACCCGGGGCTGTGCACCCTCGCCCTGCTCTCGGCCACCACCAACGACCCCGCGGGCAGCGAGGGTTCGGACAGCAGCGGCCGGGAGGGGCCGGAGCTGCTCCCCGACGACGTGAGCGCCGCCACCGCCACCGGCCGGGGCACCGTCGTCCTGGAGGCCGTGTCCCACGCGGGCCCCGACCTGCCGCCGCGCCGTCTCGCGGGCCGCGGAGCGCCCCTGTCGTCGCTGTTCTCCCGGCGGCTGCGCTGGTCCTTCGCGGGGATCGTCGGCGCGGTGGTCGTGCTCGCGCTCACCTCCTGGCTGGTCACCGACTCCCGGCTGATCGGCGCCACCTACCTCACCCTGCTCGACCTCTTCGCCATCGGCGACCCCGCCGTCGGCGAACCGGCCGACCGCCAGATCCTCCAACTGCTCTCCATGGTCACCGGACTTCTGCTGCTGCCCGTGGTGCTCGCCGCCGTACTGGAGGCCCTCGGCACCTTCCGCTCCGCCTCCGCGCTGCGCCGGCCGCCGCGCGGCATCTCCGGCCATGTCGTCCTGCTCGGCCTCGGCAAGATCGGCACCCGGGTGCTGGTGCGCCTGCGCGAGCTGGAGATCCCCGTGGTGTGTGTGGAGGAGGACCCCGAGGCGCGCGGTGTCGCGCTCGCCCGCAGTCTGCGCGTACCGACCGTCCTGGGCGATGTGACCCAGGAAGGTGTGCTGGAGGCCGCCAAGATCGAGCGCGCGCACGCCCTGCTCGCCCTGACCAGCGTCGACACCACCAATCTGGAGGCCGCCCTCTACGCCCGCTCGGTCGCCCCCGGGCTCCGGGTGGCGCTGCGGCTGTACGACGACGACTTCGCCACCGCCGTCTATCGCACCCTGCGCGCCGCCCACCCCGGGGCGCTCACCCGCAGCCGCAGTGTCTCCACCCTCGCCGCGCCCGCCTTCGCCGTCGCCATGATGGGCCGGCAGATCCTCGGGGCCATCCCGGTGGAGCGCCGGGTGCTGCTGGTCGCCGCCATCGACGTGGCGGGCCATCCCCGGCTGGAGGGCCGTACCGCCGGCGAGGTGTTCCGGCCGGGCGCCTGGCGGATCATCGCGCTGGACACCGCCGACCCGGGGGACCGGCTGCCGGACCTGTCCGACACCCGCCCCGGCGTCGCGGGCCGGCGGCCGCCCGGGCTCGTCTGGGACCTGCCCCCGGGCTATGTGCTCGGTCCGCGCGACCGGGTGGTGGTCGCCGCCACCCGCCGCGGCCTCGCCGAACTGCTCGGCCGGCGGTCCGGCGGCGGACGCGCCGGGGGCCACCGGGCGGACCGGGGGCACGGCGGATAG
- a CDS encoding ABC transporter permease, whose protein sequence is MTRPRTRTGRLGAPVALALPALLAIAFLLLPLIGILVRTPWGDLGTHLTSPGVLQALRLSLLVSFWALGLSLLLGVPLAWLLARVPFPGKTLVRTLVLLPMVLPPTVGGVALLLGFGRRGLLGPWLEGTFGITLPFHTSGAVIAATFVAMPFLVISLEGALAGLRPAYEETAASLGASPVRVFRTVTLPMVAPGLAAGAALTWARALGEFGATITFAGNLPGTTQTLPLQVYLLLQDSPEAATSVSLLLLAIAMAVLIALRGRWTGGSADRRADRGPLPDEAAGTEPPAAGGAAPAVPAAVPAEVPVPPDPDARWSLHAEVTGFNRLTLDADPGTTIAVVGPNGAGKTTLLRALLGLTPRAHAALRLGDLDVTALPPHRRRVAWVPQNGALFPHLSALSNTAYGLRAHGVPRAEARRAAQSWLDRLGVGHLAHRRPHQVSGGQAQRVALARALAARPRLLLLDEPLAALDQTTRAQVRHTLRGHLDRFGGVCLIVTHDPVEAVSLADRVLVLDEGRVLQDAPPAEVTRRPRSPWVARMLGRNAWAGVSGPDGFLLTGGGRLVVAEPPAEGAAALAIIGPEAVSVHRERPGGSPRNVWPGTVREITALGSRLRVLITSDETPDLVAEITPEAAAELRLAEGVPVWTGVKATEITLVPL, encoded by the coding sequence ATGACCCGCCCCCGTACCCGCACCGGCAGATTGGGCGCCCCCGTCGCCCTGGCGCTTCCCGCGCTGCTCGCGATCGCGTTCCTGCTGCTGCCGCTGATCGGCATCCTCGTCCGCACCCCGTGGGGCGACCTCGGTACGCATCTCACCAGCCCCGGCGTGCTCCAGGCGCTCAGGCTCTCGCTGCTCGTCTCCTTCTGGGCGCTCGGCCTCTCGCTGCTGCTCGGGGTGCCGCTGGCCTGGCTGCTGGCCCGGGTGCCGTTCCCCGGCAAGACGCTCGTCCGCACACTGGTGCTGCTGCCGATGGTGCTGCCGCCCACCGTCGGCGGTGTCGCCCTGCTGCTCGGCTTCGGCCGCCGGGGGCTGCTCGGGCCCTGGCTGGAGGGCACCTTCGGCATCACCCTGCCGTTCCACACCTCGGGCGCGGTGATCGCCGCGACCTTCGTCGCGATGCCCTTCCTCGTCATCAGCCTCGAAGGCGCCCTGGCCGGACTGCGGCCCGCCTACGAGGAGACCGCCGCCTCCCTGGGCGCCTCACCGGTCCGGGTGTTCCGTACCGTCACCCTCCCCATGGTCGCCCCCGGACTCGCCGCGGGCGCCGCCCTGACCTGGGCGCGGGCCCTCGGCGAGTTCGGCGCCACGATCACCTTCGCGGGCAACCTCCCCGGCACCACCCAGACCCTGCCGCTCCAGGTCTATCTGCTGCTCCAGGACTCGCCCGAGGCGGCGACCTCCGTGTCGCTGCTGCTCCTCGCCATCGCCATGGCCGTGCTGATCGCGCTGCGCGGGCGCTGGACCGGCGGGAGCGCCGACCGCCGGGCGGACCGCGGCCCGCTGCCGGACGAAGCCGCCGGTACGGAGCCCCCGGCCGCCGGGGGAGCGGCGCCCGCCGTGCCCGCCGCCGTGCCCGCCGAGGTCCCCGTACCGCCGGACCCGGACGCCCGCTGGTCGCTGCACGCCGAGGTCACCGGCTTCAACCGGCTCACACTGGACGCGGACCCCGGCACCACCATCGCCGTCGTCGGCCCCAACGGCGCCGGGAAGACCACCCTGCTGCGCGCCCTCCTCGGGCTGACCCCCCGCGCGCACGCCGCGCTCCGCCTCGGTGACCTCGATGTCACCGCGCTGCCGCCGCACCGCCGCCGGGTCGCCTGGGTCCCGCAGAACGGCGCGCTCTTCCCGCATCTCAGCGCGCTCTCCAACACGGCGTACGGACTGCGCGCGCACGGCGTTCCGCGTGCCGAGGCCCGCCGCGCGGCGCAGTCGTGGCTCGACCGGCTGGGCGTCGGCCATCTCGCCCACCGCAGGCCGCACCAGGTCTCCGGCGGCCAGGCGCAGCGCGTCGCGCTGGCCCGCGCGCTCGCCGCGCGGCCCCGGCTGCTGCTCCTGGACGAGCCGCTGGCGGCCCTCGACCAGACCACCCGAGCCCAGGTGCGGCACACACTGCGCGGCCACCTCGACCGCTTCGGCGGGGTCTGTCTGATCGTCACCCACGACCCGGTGGAGGCCGTTTCACTGGCGGACCGCGTCCTCGTGCTCGACGAGGGGCGTGTCCTCCAGGACGCCCCGCCCGCCGAGGTGACCCGCCGTCCGCGCTCGCCGTGGGTGGCCCGGATGCTCGGCCGCAACGCCTGGGCCGGTGTCTCGGGACCGGACGGCTTCCTGCTCACCGGGGGCGGCCGGCTGGTCGTCGCCGAGCCGCCGGCCGAGGGCGCCGCCGCGCTCGCGATCATCGGGCCCGAGGCCGTCTCCGTACACCGGGAGCGGCCCGGCGGCAGCCCCCGCAACGTCTGGCCGGGCACCGTACGGGAGATCACCGCCCTCGGCAGCCGGCTGCGGGTCCTGATCACCTCGGACGAGACCCCCGACCTGGTCGCCGAGATCACCCCCGAGGCCGCCGCCGAACTCCGGCTCGCCGAGGGCGTCCCCGTCTGGACCGGCGTCAAGGCCACCGAGATCACCCTGGTCCCTCTCTGA